A genomic region of Streptomyces diastaticus subsp. diastaticus contains the following coding sequences:
- a CDS encoding M24 family metallopeptidase: MLSITADATRVEREFGLDARKSLLFSAIRLDSHPFVAPLIAETGTERLLLVRQQEQGNALSAGVPKDRMRFYAPWVTIDPRIVADTPAAESLADLVRELADGGPVALAADVVHAHQLALSGSVELVAADQDPTPVAAYEIDPADVLATFARWRGTGVRTARRLVADVPHLSGLAEEFTSGEDSRFSALRELAAERSLDSVLLAATPNFTEATGRAQPHGAVALWLDGPERLLVLLPEGAGELPGAPVGRYPSVGAAVRELASGTRTGIEEEWISVGLARELTREGAELVPVSAALGHWRDVRDHEDLAFQVVAARASVFAVEEALAWAERGLDAGRSFSELDVYAVYLDKIAEFRTAHEIPFGIEPYFTNLHSSNRMLFPGPPVDHPVDEETTCVQLDAGVRIVFDGVNVATSDMARSLPRTESAKEAYRFFFDVVREGIIGQLRPGAVCEDVHEGTLRYLAPHLERMVAIGMLGTDVDFDTEYRKRNVGHLMGKQESFANELRPGYKHVLQVGSYGAAEIPWRYGNAAIGTEDLWYIGRDRTYVLSKR, encoded by the coding sequence ATGCTGAGCATCACCGCTGACGCCACGCGGGTGGAGAGGGAATTCGGCCTCGACGCGCGCAAGAGCCTGCTGTTCTCCGCGATCCGTCTCGACTCCCACCCGTTCGTCGCTCCGCTGATCGCGGAGACCGGCACGGAGCGCCTGCTGCTCGTGCGCCAGCAGGAACAGGGCAACGCCCTGTCCGCCGGCGTCCCGAAGGACCGGATGCGCTTCTACGCCCCCTGGGTCACGATCGATCCGCGCATCGTCGCCGACACCCCCGCCGCCGAGTCCCTCGCCGACCTGGTGCGCGAACTCGCCGACGGCGGCCCGGTGGCCCTCGCCGCCGATGTCGTCCACGCCCACCAGCTCGCGCTGTCCGGTTCCGTCGAACTCGTCGCCGCCGACCAGGACCCGACACCGGTCGCCGCCTACGAGATCGATCCGGCCGACGTCCTCGCCACCTTCGCGCGGTGGCGAGGGACCGGCGTACGGACCGCGCGCCGGCTCGTCGCGGACGTCCCCCATCTCTCGGGCCTCGCCGAGGAGTTCACCTCCGGCGAGGACAGCCGGTTCTCGGCGCTGCGGGAGCTCGCCGCGGAACGCTCCCTCGACTCGGTGCTGCTCGCGGCGACCCCCAACTTCACCGAGGCGACCGGACGCGCCCAGCCGCACGGGGCGGTCGCCCTGTGGCTCGACGGTCCCGAACGCCTCCTGGTGCTGCTCCCCGAGGGCGCCGGCGAGCTGCCGGGCGCACCCGTGGGCCGGTACCCGTCCGTGGGGGCGGCCGTCCGGGAACTGGCGTCCGGGACGCGGACGGGCATCGAGGAGGAGTGGATCAGCGTCGGCCTCGCCCGCGAGCTCACACGCGAGGGGGCGGAGCTGGTCCCCGTCTCGGCCGCCCTGGGCCACTGGCGGGACGTCCGCGACCACGAGGACCTGGCCTTCCAGGTGGTGGCCGCCAGGGCCAGCGTCTTCGCCGTCGAGGAGGCCCTGGCCTGGGCGGAGCGGGGACTCGACGCCGGGCGCTCCTTCAGCGAGCTGGACGTCTACGCGGTCTACCTCGACAAGATCGCCGAGTTCCGCACGGCCCACGAGATCCCCTTCGGCATCGAGCCGTACTTCACCAATCTGCACTCCTCCAACCGGATGCTCTTCCCCGGCCCCCCGGTCGACCACCCGGTCGACGAGGAGACGACCTGTGTGCAGCTGGACGCCGGGGTGCGGATCGTCTTCGACGGCGTCAACGTCGCCACCTCCGACATGGCCCGCTCGCTGCCGCGCACCGAGTCCGCGAAGGAGGCGTACCGCTTCTTCTTCGACGTGGTGCGCGAGGGGATCATCGGGCAGCTGCGCCCCGGCGCGGTGTGCGAGGACGTGCACGAGGGGACCCTGCGCTACCTCGCCCCGCACCTGGAGCGGATGGTCGCCATCGGCATGCTCGGCACCGACGTCGACTTCGACACGGAGTACCGCAAGCGCAACGTGGGCCACCTCATGGGCAAGCAGGAGTCCTTCGCCAACGAGCTGCGGCCCGGCTACAAGCACGTGCTCCAGGTCGGTTCGTACGGCGCCGCGGAGATCCCGTGGCGTTACGGGAACGCGGCGATCGGCACCGAGGACCTCTGGTACATCGGCCGGGACCGCACCTACGTCCTGAGCAAGCGATGA
- a CDS encoding RidA family protein, with protein sequence MTTVRERLKALSVELPDLGPPRYAYEATSRWGDVLYVSGQISRTASGEVLGGRLGEDATVADGVLAARTAALNLLARVEQSIGLEQARVLKLNAWAASAPAFVDQPTVVDGASRLLVDVLGDQGRHARTALATQVLPQGALVELDATIAVLG encoded by the coding sequence ATGACCACCGTCCGGGAACGCCTGAAGGCGCTGTCGGTCGAACTGCCCGACCTCGGCCCTCCCCGGTACGCGTACGAGGCGACCTCGCGCTGGGGCGACGTCCTGTACGTCTCGGGCCAGATCTCCCGGACCGCGTCGGGCGAGGTGCTCGGGGGCCGGCTGGGAGAGGACGCCACCGTGGCCGACGGGGTGCTCGCCGCACGCACCGCCGCGCTGAACCTCCTGGCCCGCGTCGAGCAGTCGATCGGCCTCGAACAGGCCCGCGTGCTGAAGCTCAACGCCTGGGCGGCGAGCGCTCCGGCCTTCGTGGACCAGCCGACCGTGGTCGACGGCGCCTCGCGGTTGCTCGTCGACGTGCTGGGCGACCAGGGCCGGCACGCCCGTACGGCCCTCGCGACCCAGGTCCTGCCCCAGGGCGCCCTGGTGGAACTCGACGCCACGATCGCCGTTCTCGGCTGA
- a CDS encoding STAS domain-containing protein, with translation MTDDRGPQRLVELLNDNSEAFVAQWMAVVGESLTGRLSTAEMERELRDLYTAIRSGLATGELSARADGFAELRSLLVELSRNRARQGFTPTETAVSVFALKRVLEPSLTGNTEDVHAYLQLSRLLDELGLLTVEAYARTREEIISAQADQLLELSTPVVKLWDGVVAVPLVGTLDSARTQVVMERLLQALIDYNSTQAIIDITGVPAVDTQVAQHLLKTVVAARMMGADCVISGIRPQIAQTIVALGIEFGDIPTKSSLADALRHALDAIERDRKLAENRGSLL, from the coding sequence GTGACCGACGACCGTGGTCCGCAGCGCCTTGTCGAGCTGCTGAACGACAACAGTGAGGCGTTCGTCGCCCAGTGGATGGCGGTGGTGGGCGAGTCGCTCACCGGCCGGCTGAGCACCGCGGAGATGGAGCGGGAACTCCGCGACCTGTACACCGCCATCCGCTCCGGGCTCGCCACCGGCGAGCTCAGTGCGCGGGCCGACGGTTTCGCCGAGCTGCGCAGCCTTCTGGTGGAGCTGTCGCGCAACCGCGCCCGGCAGGGGTTCACCCCGACCGAGACGGCCGTCAGCGTCTTCGCCCTGAAGCGGGTCCTGGAACCCTCGCTCACCGGGAACACCGAGGACGTCCACGCCTACCTCCAGCTCAGCCGCCTCCTGGACGAGCTGGGACTGCTGACCGTCGAGGCGTACGCGCGCACACGTGAGGAGATCATCTCCGCGCAGGCCGACCAGTTGCTGGAACTGTCGACGCCGGTCGTCAAGCTCTGGGACGGCGTGGTGGCGGTGCCGCTGGTCGGCACCCTGGACTCGGCGCGTACCCAGGTCGTCATGGAGCGGCTGCTCCAGGCGCTGATCGACTACAACTCGACGCAGGCGATCATCGACATCACCGGCGTCCCCGCGGTCGACACCCAGGTCGCGCAGCACCTGCTGAAGACGGTCGTCGCCGCCCGGATGATGGGCGCCGACTGCGTCATCTCGGGCATCCGTCCGCAGATCGCGCAGACGATCGTCGCCCTGGGCATCGAGTTCGGCGACATCCCCACGAAGAGCAGTCTGGCGGACGCCCTGCGCCACGCCCTGGACGCCATCGAGCGGGACAGGAAGCTGGCGGAGAACCGCGGGAGCCTCCTGTGA
- a CDS encoding STAS domain-containing protein — translation MTERVPVLQISDVLLVSIQVDLEDHTVLDLQDDLSKRIVDTGARGVVIDISALEIVDSFVGRMLATVAAMSRVLGAETVVVGMRPAVAITLVELGLTLGGVRTALNLEAGLAALRRAVHTEQPGRS, via the coding sequence GTGACCGAGCGCGTCCCCGTCCTCCAGATCTCGGACGTCCTGCTGGTCTCCATCCAGGTCGACCTGGAGGACCACACGGTCCTGGACCTCCAGGACGACCTCTCCAAGCGCATCGTGGACACCGGGGCGCGGGGCGTCGTCATCGACATCTCCGCCCTGGAGATCGTCGACTCCTTCGTCGGCCGCATGCTCGCCACGGTCGCCGCGATGTCCCGGGTGCTCGGCGCGGAGACCGTCGTGGTCGGCATGCGTCCCGCGGTCGCCATCACCCTGGTCGAACTGGGCCTGACGCTCGGCGGTGTGCGCACCGCCCTGAACCTGGAGGCCGGCCTGGCGGCTCTGCGCCGGGCCGTGCACACCGAGCAGCCGGGCCGCTCCTGA
- a CDS encoding ATP-binding protein: MPGDTARRAESIALDGSAGVVKARQLVRALAQEAGLSLVDQTKLVTAASELARNTVVHGGGGHMEAEPAWSNGRSGVRLVFADEGPGIPDVELALTDGWTTGGGMGLGLSGAKRLADEFELDTGAGRGTRVTIVKWAR; this comes from the coding sequence ATGCCCGGCGACACCGCACGGCGGGCCGAGTCGATCGCACTCGACGGCAGTGCCGGTGTGGTCAAGGCACGCCAACTGGTCCGCGCCCTCGCCCAGGAGGCCGGCCTCTCCCTGGTCGACCAGACCAAACTGGTCACCGCCGCCAGCGAGCTGGCGCGCAACACCGTCGTGCACGGCGGTGGCGGTCACATGGAGGCAGAGCCGGCCTGGAGCAACGGCCGCTCCGGCGTCCGGCTGGTCTTCGCCGACGAGGGGCCCGGCATCCCCGACGTGGAGCTGGCCCTGACCGACGGCTGGACCACCGGGGGCGGCATGGGACTGGGCCTCAGCGGCGCCAAGCGGCTCGCGGACGAGTTCGAGCTGGACACCGGCGCCGGACGCGGGACGCGGGTCACCATCGTGAAGTGGGCCCGGTGA
- a CDS encoding ATP-binding SpoIIE family protein phosphatase — MGPVTAPLLSEPGETLWLRVDAGLPMAARREAARLARRLGLGPDRVASVEIVATEAATNLQRHAVDGALVLRVALDGEHAALDILATDTGPGIPDLSAALRDGSSSTGTLGVGLGAIARLADVFDIHTLPGRGTAVLARFHADGEQPACASGVEIGGLTRPIGGEEMCGDTWAVRYAEKPARSAEGAGDPLLAMMCDGLGHGPQAALAGEVARNAFRTSRASRPQAVLEDLHRALRGTRGAAVAVVRLDFPGRRVEFAGVGNTTTCLVADGRRSSLLSSPGIVGAHLPRTRTVVAEAGPGAVLVMHSDGLSDRWAPGSFPGLFARRPPVVAAQILREAGARRDDIGVLVLKEATP; from the coding sequence GTGGGCCCGGTGACCGCGCCACTGCTCTCCGAGCCGGGTGAGACCCTCTGGCTCCGCGTCGACGCGGGCCTGCCGATGGCCGCCCGGCGGGAGGCCGCCCGGCTGGCCCGCCGCCTCGGCCTCGGCCCCGACCGCGTCGCCTCCGTCGAGATCGTGGCGACCGAGGCGGCCACCAACCTCCAGCGGCACGCCGTCGACGGCGCGCTCGTCCTGCGCGTGGCGCTGGACGGGGAGCACGCGGCGCTCGACATCCTGGCCACCGACACCGGCCCCGGCATCCCCGACCTCTCTGCGGCCCTGCGCGACGGGTCGTCCTCCACCGGAACCCTGGGCGTGGGCCTCGGCGCCATCGCCCGGCTCGCCGACGTCTTCGACATCCACACCCTGCCCGGCCGCGGCACAGCCGTCCTCGCCCGCTTCCACGCCGACGGCGAACAGCCCGCCTGCGCCTCCGGGGTGGAGATCGGCGGGCTCACCCGCCCGATCGGCGGCGAGGAGATGTGCGGGGACACCTGGGCGGTGCGGTACGCCGAGAAACCCGCGCGGAGCGCCGAGGGTGCCGGCGACCCGCTGCTCGCCATGATGTGCGACGGGCTGGGCCACGGCCCGCAGGCGGCCCTCGCCGGCGAGGTGGCGCGGAACGCCTTCCGGACGAGCCGTGCGAGCCGTCCGCAGGCCGTCCTGGAGGATCTGCACCGCGCGCTGCGCGGGACCAGGGGCGCCGCCGTGGCCGTGGTGCGGCTCGACTTCCCCGGCCGCCGCGTGGAGTTCGCGGGCGTCGGCAACACCACGACCTGCCTGGTCGCCGACGGCCGCAGGTCCTCCCTGCTGTCCTCGCCGGGCATCGTCGGGGCCCACCTGCCCCGGACCCGGACCGTCGTCGCCGAGGCGGGGCCGGGCGCGGTCCTCGTCATGCACTCGGACGGGCTGAGCGACCGCTGGGCCCCGGGCTCCTTCCCCGGCCTCTTCGCCCGCCGGCCCCCGGTCGTCGCCGCGCAGATCCTGCGGGAGGCCGGCGCGCGCCGTGACGACATCGGCGTGCTGGTCCTCAAGGAAGCGACACCGTGA